Proteins from a single region of Microbacterium sp. zg-Y818:
- a CDS encoding methyltransferase, with the protein MIDLAALRRWPDVEAAGLTACDAADRLLLDESASTRAGLGDGDIVVINDAYGALALGAADAGATGIRVHQDLITGERALAANARSFGLGANVRSLPLDASLVAGARLVLLRLPRSLTALEDIAGLVAAHAHPDVVVFAGGRLKHMTMAMNDVLRQRFTRLDVTHARQKSRVLIARGPHDGADPEPSHEQHDGLTVCAYGGVFAGPRIDIGTRLLLANLPDQVPSGAPGDLVIDLACGTGVITAALAMRHPHLRVYACDASAAAVASARATAEANAVSARVTVERDDALSAMPDGVAGMIALNPPFHSGAAVTDALAPRLFADAARVLRPGGELWCVWNSPLHYRPALDRLVGPTRQVARNAKFTVTVSTRRGR; encoded by the coding sequence ATGATCGACCTCGCTGCGCTGCGCCGCTGGCCCGATGTCGAAGCGGCCGGGCTGACCGCCTGCGACGCCGCCGACCGGCTGCTGCTGGATGAATCGGCCTCGACACGTGCCGGGCTGGGCGATGGCGACATCGTCGTCATCAACGACGCGTACGGTGCTCTGGCGCTGGGAGCGGCGGATGCCGGGGCCACCGGCATCCGCGTGCACCAGGACCTCATCACCGGTGAGCGGGCGCTGGCCGCCAACGCCCGCAGCTTCGGCCTCGGCGCAAACGTGCGTTCGCTGCCATTGGATGCCTCGCTCGTCGCCGGCGCCCGCCTGGTGCTGCTGCGCCTCCCCCGGTCGCTGACGGCCCTGGAGGACATCGCCGGACTCGTCGCCGCCCACGCTCACCCCGACGTCGTGGTGTTCGCCGGGGGCCGCCTCAAGCACATGACCATGGCGATGAACGACGTGCTGCGTCAGCGCTTCACCCGCCTGGATGTCACCCACGCGCGCCAGAAGTCGCGGGTGCTCATCGCCCGCGGGCCGCACGACGGCGCAGATCCCGAGCCCAGCCACGAGCAGCACGACGGCCTCACGGTCTGCGCCTACGGCGGCGTGTTCGCCGGCCCGCGCATCGACATCGGCACCCGGCTGCTGCTGGCGAACCTTCCCGACCAGGTGCCCTCCGGCGCCCCGGGCGACCTCGTGATCGACCTCGCGTGTGGCACCGGCGTCATCACGGCGGCGCTGGCCATGCGGCATCCGCATCTGCGCGTGTACGCCTGCGACGCCTCCGCCGCCGCCGTGGCGTCGGCGCGCGCGACGGCCGAGGCCAACGCGGTCTCGGCGCGGGTCACCGTCGAGCGTGACGACGCACTATCGGCGATGCCCGACGGCGTGGCGGGCATGATCGCGCTGAACCCGCCGTTCCACAGCGGCGCGGCCGTCACCGATGCCCTCGCTCCGCGGCTGTTCGCCGACGCGGCGCGGGTGCTGCGCCCCGGAGGCGAGCTGTGGTGCGTGTGGAATTCGCCGCTGCACTACCGCCCCGCCCTCGACCGCCTCGTGGGCCCGACGCGACAGGTCGCCCGCAACGCGAAGTTCACCGTCACGGTCTCCACCCGCCGCGGTCGTTGA
- a CDS encoding ABC transporter permease translates to MSATMLPTTAPAPVVPPGRRRARRSINLAVGGALFGLIAAIGIVSLVWTPFEYADTGGGRLQPPSAEHWAGTDRLGRDLFTQLMIGARLALAVGFGSVVIAAVLGIALGLLAAVARRWVDDAISSLLDIAIAFPTLLLAMLIVAWRGASLESAILAIGLAGAAVIARLTRITATRVMSMDFVTAARTSGTGTLGILRLHVLRNVWPTLIVPLALQFGGAVGAEASLSYLGLGSPPPNASWGRMLQEAQSTVLVAPTAAILPGILLVALIIGVNLLADGLRDIADPTSRSIR, encoded by the coding sequence ATGAGCGCCACGATGCTCCCGACCACCGCGCCGGCCCCCGTCGTGCCGCCCGGCCGCCGCCGCGCGCGCCGGTCGATCAACCTCGCCGTTGGCGGAGCGCTCTTCGGCCTCATCGCCGCCATCGGCATCGTCTCGCTCGTGTGGACCCCGTTCGAGTACGCCGACACCGGCGGTGGCCGCCTGCAGCCGCCCTCGGCCGAGCACTGGGCCGGCACCGACCGGCTCGGCCGCGACCTGTTCACGCAGCTGATGATCGGCGCGCGACTGGCGCTGGCCGTCGGCTTCGGGTCGGTCGTGATCGCTGCGGTGCTCGGCATCGCGCTGGGTCTTCTCGCCGCCGTCGCCCGCCGCTGGGTGGACGACGCGATCTCGAGTCTGCTCGACATCGCCATCGCCTTCCCGACCCTGCTGCTGGCCATGCTCATCGTCGCGTGGCGGGGGGCGTCGCTGGAGTCCGCGATCCTCGCGATCGGACTCGCCGGCGCCGCCGTCATCGCCCGCCTGACGCGCATCACGGCGACCCGGGTGATGTCGATGGACTTCGTCACCGCGGCGCGCACCTCCGGCACCGGAACCCTCGGCATCCTGCGCCTGCACGTGCTGCGCAACGTCTGGCCCACCCTCATCGTGCCGCTCGCGTTGCAATTCGGCGGTGCTGTGGGAGCCGAGGCGTCGCTGTCGTACCTGGGACTCGGATCACCGCCGCCCAACGCGTCGTGGGGGCGGATGCTGCAGGAGGCGCAGAGCACGGTGCTCGTCGCCCCGACGGCTGCGATCCTGCCCGGCATTCTGCTCGTGGCCCTCATCATCGGTGTGAACCTGCTGGCCGACGGTCTGCGGGACATCGCCGACCCGACCTCCCGGAGCATCCGATGA
- a CDS encoding DUF3817 domain-containing protein gives MFRTPLTLFRTLAIAEAVSWTLLIAGLILRATLGLDIATTIGGSIHGFVFLSYGATAILVAKNNRWAPGPTAVAVISAVIPYATIPVEMWLNRTGRLNGQWRLEETDDPRERAWHDRLLRALLRRPLLFGLALLAAVIVAFTVLLIIGPPGGR, from the coding sequence ATGTTCCGCACGCCGCTGACGCTCTTCCGCACGCTTGCGATCGCCGAGGCGGTGTCGTGGACGCTGCTCATCGCCGGACTCATCCTGCGGGCCACGCTGGGACTGGACATCGCCACGACGATCGGCGGCAGTATTCACGGGTTCGTCTTCCTCTCCTACGGGGCGACGGCGATCCTGGTGGCCAAGAACAACCGATGGGCGCCCGGCCCCACGGCCGTGGCCGTCATCTCCGCAGTGATCCCGTACGCGACGATCCCGGTGGAGATGTGGCTGAACCGCACCGGCCGACTCAACGGCCAGTGGCGACTGGAGGAGACCGACGACCCCCGCGAACGCGCCTGGCACGACCGGCTGCTGCGTGCGCTGCTGCGCCGGCCGCTGCTGTTCGGACTGGCCCTGCTGGCCGCGGTGATCGTGGCGTTCACCGTGCTGCTGATCATCGGACCTCCCGGCGGACGCTGA
- a CDS encoding ATP-dependent DNA ligase, producing MGKFTYNSQTSATFDDRLLAHLQVVMGAKLRRSEGFFFTWKDDTSLGSGRTSLWIHPGASLTFKFSGSRQPRINRAWIDALAATANSPRGLYAVPEPQGSDSDVERVLLG from the coding sequence ATGGGGAAGTTCACCTACAACTCACAGACCAGCGCGACCTTCGATGATCGGCTGCTGGCCCACCTGCAGGTCGTGATGGGTGCAAAACTCCGTCGCTCCGAGGGGTTCTTCTTCACCTGGAAGGACGACACGAGCCTGGGGAGCGGCCGTACGTCGCTGTGGATCCATCCGGGGGCCTCGTTGACCTTCAAGTTCAGCGGCAGCCGCCAGCCCCGCATCAACCGTGCCTGGATCGACGCACTCGCCGCGACGGCGAACTCGCCGCGTGGCCTGTATGCGGTTCCCGAGCCGCAGGGGTCGGATAGCGACGTCGAGCGGGTCCTGCTGGGTTGA
- a CDS encoding DUF1684 domain-containing protein — protein MVSTETIPTASDAYAQWARARRETVTAPQGALSLVLTHWSAPGEPPVDEAAARVGQPDDAIFTRLQRTDIDTGLPQEGYRIWRRDSPAQQAFEDIERYPYDPAWVLEGRFELVDEQRVVPFEHIKDAGATRGLPVSGDLVFSVDGTEYRLNAFDTVYGGTAKLQLVFGDRTNGTETYGAGRFLFLDRPAESRDLRPGDSVALTVDFNRATVPPCGFSNQMNCPLPPVQNRLPFAVRAGEKRVRFADGFTL, from the coding sequence ATGGTGAGCACTGAAACGATTCCGACCGCGTCCGACGCCTACGCCCAGTGGGCGCGCGCCCGTCGCGAGACCGTCACCGCCCCGCAGGGCGCCCTCTCGCTCGTGCTCACGCACTGGTCCGCTCCCGGCGAGCCCCCGGTCGACGAGGCCGCGGCCCGCGTGGGCCAGCCCGACGACGCGATCTTCACACGGCTGCAGCGCACCGACATCGACACCGGGCTGCCGCAGGAGGGCTACCGCATCTGGCGGCGGGATTCTCCTGCACAGCAGGCCTTCGAGGACATCGAGCGCTACCCGTACGACCCGGCCTGGGTGCTCGAAGGACGCTTCGAACTTGTCGACGAGCAGCGCGTCGTGCCGTTCGAGCACATCAAGGATGCCGGCGCCACCCGTGGCCTGCCGGTGTCCGGAGACCTGGTGTTCTCCGTCGACGGCACCGAGTACCGCCTGAACGCGTTCGACACCGTCTACGGCGGCACCGCCAAGCTGCAGCTCGTCTTCGGCGACCGCACCAACGGCACGGAGACGTACGGCGCCGGGCGCTTCCTGTTTCTGGACCGCCCTGCCGAATCGCGCGACCTGCGCCCCGGCGACAGCGTCGCACTGACGGTCGACTTCAACCGCGCGACCGTGCCGCCGTGCGGGTTCTCGAACCAGATGAACTGTCCGCTGCCTCCGGTGCAGAACCGGCTGCCGTTCGCGGTGCGTGCCGGGGAGAAGCGCGTGCGCTTCGCCGACGGCTTCACCCTCTGA
- a CDS encoding ABC transporter ATP-binding protein: MTALLAIENLGVRLDGPEPIDLVHAVDVALAPGERLGIIGESGSGKSLTALAVLGLLGHPLAARGSVRVDTGGDVVEVIGTPSRRLDRVRGTTMGAVFQEPLASLDPLMRVGKQLAWPFAHHKGLRGEALRGAVLDALADVQLSEPERVARSYIHEISGGQRQRVAIALALAAGPRLLIADEPTTALDVTVQAGIVELLQREVTERGMTLVFISHDLPVVSGIADRVLVMRDGRQVELGDTARILAAPRDPYTAQLVAASRRLDDFLPRGAGGFA, translated from the coding sequence ATGACCGCGCTGCTGGCGATCGAGAACCTCGGGGTGCGCCTCGACGGCCCCGAGCCGATCGACCTCGTGCACGCCGTCGACGTCGCGCTCGCTCCGGGCGAGCGGCTCGGGATCATCGGCGAGTCGGGGTCGGGCAAGTCCCTCACGGCGCTGGCCGTGCTGGGGCTGCTGGGGCACCCGCTCGCCGCGCGCGGCTCGGTGCGCGTGGACACCGGCGGCGACGTCGTCGAGGTCATCGGCACCCCGTCGCGGCGGCTCGACCGGGTGCGCGGCACGACGATGGGCGCCGTGTTCCAGGAGCCCTTGGCGTCGCTGGACCCCCTCATGCGGGTCGGCAAGCAGCTCGCCTGGCCGTTCGCGCACCACAAGGGGCTCCGCGGCGAGGCGCTGCGGGGCGCCGTGCTCGACGCCCTCGCCGACGTTCAGCTGAGCGAGCCGGAGCGGGTCGCCCGGTCGTACATCCACGAGATCTCCGGTGGGCAGCGTCAGCGCGTCGCCATCGCGCTCGCGCTGGCCGCGGGGCCCCGGCTGCTGATCGCGGACGAGCCCACCACGGCGCTGGACGTCACCGTGCAGGCGGGCATCGTGGAGCTGCTGCAGCGCGAGGTCACCGAACGCGGGATGACGCTGGTGTTCATCAGCCACGACCTTCCCGTCGTCTCGGGCATCGCCGACCGGGTGCTGGTGATGCGCGACGGACGACAGGTGGAGCTGGGCGACACCGCGCGGATCCTCGCCGCGCCCCGCGACCCGTACACGGCGCAGCTCGTCGCGGCATCCCGCCGGCTCGACGACTTTCTGCCCCGGGGCGCCGGAGGTTTCGCATGA
- a CDS encoding ABC transporter substrate-binding protein produces the protein MTSRRLTRYLAAPAMASAALLVLAGCASGGSSSSGSGQPDAAAEIVIGSQNEPTNLDQIFGGSSGVTEVFTGNVYEGLFRITDDAEVEPLLAAETEVSDDGLVYTFTLADAAFHSGDPLTADDVKYSLERFVGEDSIAARKNQLKVIDTVEVVDDTTVAVTLSQPSISFTYNLGYVWIVNDEAGELTTSADGTGPYALADYRKGDSITLEVNDDYWGDAPANGGVVYQYYADPTALNNALLTGAVDLVTSQSNPDSLAEFESAGFQIIEGTSTTKELLGLNTRIAPFNDAAVRKALYSAIDREKLLDAIWDGRGELIGSMVPPSEPWYLDLADNNPYDPALAEQLLADAGYADGFTFTIDTPDSGVHSTVAEFLKSELAKVGVTVEINIITDDEWYQKVYTDKNFEATLQGHVNDRDINFYGNPDFYWGYDNADVQTWLAQSEAASTVEEQTELIAKANQQISDDAASVWLYLNPQLRIAAEGVSGVPENGLNSLFYVYDITKA, from the coding sequence GTGACCTCACGCCGCCTCACCCGATATCTCGCCGCGCCCGCGATGGCATCCGCAGCCCTCCTCGTGCTCGCCGGCTGCGCCTCCGGCGGCTCCTCGTCGTCGGGATCGGGCCAGCCCGACGCCGCGGCCGAGATCGTCATCGGCTCGCAGAACGAGCCCACGAACCTCGACCAGATCTTCGGCGGCTCCTCCGGTGTCACCGAGGTCTTCACCGGCAACGTGTACGAAGGGCTCTTCCGCATCACCGACGACGCCGAGGTCGAGCCGCTCCTGGCTGCCGAGACCGAGGTGTCCGACGACGGCCTGGTGTACACCTTCACCCTCGCCGACGCAGCTTTCCACTCCGGTGACCCGCTGACCGCCGACGACGTCAAGTACAGCCTTGAGCGCTTCGTGGGCGAGGATTCCATCGCCGCCCGCAAGAACCAGCTGAAGGTCATCGACACCGTCGAGGTCGTCGACGACACCACCGTCGCGGTCACGCTGAGCCAGCCGTCGATCAGCTTCACGTACAACCTCGGCTACGTCTGGATCGTCAACGACGAGGCGGGGGAGCTGACCACCAGCGCCGACGGCACCGGGCCCTACGCCCTGGCCGACTACCGCAAGGGCGACTCGATCACCCTCGAGGTCAACGACGACTACTGGGGTGACGCACCCGCCAACGGCGGCGTCGTGTACCAGTACTACGCCGACCCGACCGCGCTGAACAACGCGCTGCTGACCGGCGCCGTCGACCTCGTCACGAGCCAGTCGAACCCCGACAGCCTCGCCGAGTTCGAATCGGCCGGCTTCCAGATCATCGAGGGCACCTCGACGACGAAGGAGCTGCTGGGTCTGAACACCCGGATCGCACCCTTCAACGACGCTGCCGTGCGCAAGGCGCTGTACTCCGCGATCGACCGCGAGAAGCTGCTCGACGCCATCTGGGACGGCCGCGGCGAGCTGATCGGCTCGATGGTGCCGCCGTCGGAGCCGTGGTACCTCGACCTCGCCGACAACAACCCGTACGACCCCGCCCTGGCCGAGCAGCTGCTCGCCGACGCCGGCTACGCCGACGGATTCACCTTCACGATCGACACCCCCGACTCGGGCGTGCACTCCACAGTCGCGGAGTTCCTCAAGTCCGAGCTGGCGAAGGTCGGCGTGACGGTGGAGATCAACATCATCACCGACGACGAGTGGTACCAGAAGGTCTACACGGACAAGAACTTCGAGGCGACCCTGCAGGGCCACGTCAACGACCGTGACATCAACTTCTACGGCAACCCCGACTTCTACTGGGGCTACGACAACGCCGACGTGCAGACGTGGCTGGCTCAGTCCGAGGCGGCATCCACCGTCGAGGAGCAGACCGAGCTGATCGCGAAGGCGAACCAGCAGATCTCCGACGACGCCGCGAGCGTCTGGCTCTACCTGAACCCGCAGCTGCGCATCGCGGCGGAGGGTGTGAGCGGCGTGCCGGAGAATGGACTGAACTCCCTCTTCTACGTGTACGACATCACGAAGGCGTAG
- a CDS encoding ABC transporter permease — protein MLLLAFALAVTILFVVLRVLGNPVFALISVGATDAEIAAAAARLGVDRPIWEQFLSYVGQLLSFDLGQSFTNHLNVGDEIVRRMNVTLPLTLLSFALSVLIAVPVGFFAAWKSRTWYGTAFSAVSQLGGAIPVFWVGILLVAVLSLGWRVFPAGGFPRTDWEDPGAALYALTLPVITIAIVAGSDLARYVRSATLDILGQQYLRAARATGQSFATALWRHGVRNAVVPLISILAIQLSTTFVGAVIIERVFALPGLGDMLLVGIKEQDFPSVQGVLLFSTALVLVLGFIADVLQRIIDPRLRDSLSGNRRVKAVA, from the coding sequence TTGCTGCTGCTGGCGTTCGCGCTGGCGGTGACGATCCTGTTCGTCGTGCTCCGGGTGCTGGGAAACCCCGTCTTCGCCCTGATCTCGGTGGGGGCGACGGATGCCGAGATCGCCGCGGCCGCCGCCCGCCTGGGGGTGGACCGGCCGATCTGGGAACAGTTCCTGTCGTACGTCGGGCAGCTGCTGTCGTTCGACCTCGGCCAGTCGTTCACCAACCACCTGAACGTCGGCGATGAGATCGTCCGGCGCATGAACGTCACCCTGCCGCTGACGCTGCTGTCGTTCGCGCTCTCGGTGCTGATCGCGGTGCCGGTGGGCTTCTTCGCCGCCTGGAAGTCGCGCACCTGGTACGGCACGGCGTTCTCGGCGGTGTCGCAGCTGGGTGGCGCGATCCCGGTCTTCTGGGTCGGCATCCTGCTCGTGGCCGTCCTGTCGCTCGGGTGGCGGGTGTTCCCGGCCGGGGGGTTCCCGCGCACCGACTGGGAGGATCCCGGTGCCGCGCTCTACGCCCTGACCCTGCCGGTGATCACGATCGCGATCGTCGCCGGCAGCGACCTCGCCCGGTACGTCCGCAGCGCGACGCTCGACATCCTCGGGCAGCAGTACCTGCGCGCAGCACGAGCGACCGGGCAGAGCTTCGCAACGGCGCTGTGGCGCCACGGGGTGCGCAACGCCGTCGTGCCGCTCATCTCGATCCTCGCGATCCAGCTGTCGACGACCTTCGTGGGAGCCGTCATCATCGAGCGCGTGTTCGCGCTGCCGGGGCTCGGCGACATGCTGCTCGTCGGCATCAAGGAGCAGGACTTCCCCAGCGTGCAGGGCGTGCTGCTGTTCTCCACCGCGCTCGTGCTGGTGCTGGGATTCATCGCCGACGTGCTGCAGCGCATCATCGACCCGCGCCTGCGCGATTCGCTGTCGGGCAACCGCCGGGTGAAGGCCGTCGCATGA
- a CDS encoding ATP-binding cassette domain-containing protein yields MTGVTPLLAAEDVRFSYGHGQPVLRGVSLSVAPGESLGLVGESGAGKTSLLRLLLGLSAPTGGRVLFDGAPLDRRSAATMRRFRQAVQPVYQDPFSSLDPRMTVGESIAEPLRSLRVAGDRATRAARVAELLAAVDLPADAAGRYPDAFSGGQRQRIAIARALAPKPRLILADEPVSALDTSVRMHVIELFQRLAREQGIGMLLVSHDLTIVSALCARMAVLESGRIVEEGPTGRLLTEPQHPYTRRLLASVPRLPASPGR; encoded by the coding sequence ATGACCGGGGTGACGCCGCTGCTGGCGGCTGAGGACGTGCGCTTCTCCTACGGGCATGGACAGCCGGTGCTGCGCGGGGTGTCGCTGTCGGTGGCGCCGGGCGAGAGCCTGGGCCTCGTGGGCGAGTCGGGGGCCGGCAAGACCTCGCTGCTGCGGCTGCTGCTCGGGCTGTCGGCGCCGACGGGCGGGCGGGTGCTCTTCGACGGCGCACCGCTGGACCGGCGGTCGGCCGCGACGATGCGGCGGTTCCGGCAGGCAGTGCAACCGGTGTACCAGGATCCGTTCTCGTCGCTGGATCCCCGTATGACGGTGGGGGAGTCGATCGCCGAGCCGCTGCGGTCGCTGCGGGTCGCCGGGGATCGCGCAACGCGTGCGGCGCGGGTGGCCGAGCTGCTGGCGGCGGTGGATCTGCCGGCGGATGCCGCCGGGCGCTACCCCGATGCCTTCTCGGGCGGGCAGCGGCAGCGCATCGCGATCGCCCGGGCGCTGGCGCCGAAGCCGCGGCTGATCCTGGCGGACGAGCCGGTGAGCGCCCTGGACACCTCGGTGCGCATGCACGTGATCGAGCTGTTCCAGCGCCTCGCGCGGGAGCAGGGGATCGGCATGCTGCTGGTCTCGCACGACCTCACGATCGTGTCGGCACTGTGCGCGCGGATGGCGGTGCTCGAGTCGGGGCGGATCGTCGAGGAGGGCCCGACCGGGCGCCTGCTCACCGAGCCGCAGCATCCGTACACCCGGCGCCTGCTGGCGTCGGTGCCGCGGCTGCCGGCCTCTCCCGGTCGTTGA
- a CDS encoding LLM class flavin-dependent oxidoreductase produces the protein MLSIGIAAAAGPEVAARLAPVLERGGFHALWVNDTPHADALEVLAAAAAVTEHLVLATGVLPVDRRAAPEIAATVTRLGLPQERLVLGIGSGQLRAGALDAVGRAAEALRETTAARVVVGALGPRMRRLGVRTADGLLLSWLDPETAARQTIAAHADAANAHVALYVRASVDPAADPRLRAETDRYAGFPSYAANFARLGLAPHATVIDSAADLGSAVAAYESVVDEVVLRAVTSADGPEAYVAFAEHVAAAVSE, from the coding sequence ATGCTGTCGATCGGCATCGCCGCCGCCGCAGGACCCGAGGTCGCGGCGCGGCTGGCGCCCGTGCTCGAACGGGGCGGTTTCCACGCGCTGTGGGTCAACGACACTCCGCACGCCGACGCGCTCGAGGTGCTGGCGGCGGCTGCCGCGGTGACCGAGCACCTGGTGCTGGCAACCGGCGTGCTTCCCGTGGACCGCCGTGCGGCCCCCGAGATCGCCGCGACGGTGACGAGACTCGGACTGCCGCAGGAGCGACTGGTGCTCGGCATCGGGTCGGGACAGCTGCGCGCGGGGGCGCTGGACGCCGTCGGCCGCGCCGCGGAGGCGCTGCGGGAGACCACCGCGGCGCGTGTCGTCGTCGGGGCGCTGGGCCCTCGCATGCGGCGGCTCGGCGTGCGGACGGCGGACGGCCTGCTGCTGAGCTGGCTCGACCCCGAAACGGCCGCGCGGCAGACGATCGCCGCCCACGCGGACGCGGCCAACGCCCACGTCGCGCTGTACGTGCGCGCCTCCGTCGACCCCGCTGCGGACCCGCGGCTGCGCGCCGAGACGGATCGCTACGCCGGGTTCCCGAGCTACGCCGCCAACTTCGCGCGGCTCGGGCTGGCGCCGCACGCGACCGTCATCGACAGCGCGGCGGACCTCGGGAGCGCGGTGGCGGCGTACGAGTCCGTCGTGGACGAGGTCGTGCTGCGGGCGGTCACCTCCGCCGACGGTCCCGAAGCGTACGTCGCGTTCGCCGAGCACGTCGCCGCTGCAGTGTCGGAATAG
- a CDS encoding helix-turn-helix domain-containing protein has translation MGAERPPFSPVISLLTVSSIWDGRLGAALKTVGLTTRKYALLAHIGAEPGISFSELARRSQITVQTAHTAVRALAADDMVTDATAHAGAASDLRVTAKGQRALAAAEALLASLDAELTAELPSLTGALQGLHENPFSGQTASFS, from the coding sequence ATGGGCGCTGAGCGACCTCCCTTCAGTCCTGTCATCTCCCTGCTCACGGTGTCGTCGATCTGGGACGGGCGCCTGGGTGCCGCGCTGAAGACCGTCGGTCTGACGACCCGCAAGTACGCACTCCTCGCGCACATCGGCGCGGAGCCGGGCATCTCGTTCAGCGAACTGGCGCGACGCAGCCAGATCACCGTGCAGACCGCCCACACGGCGGTGCGTGCCCTCGCCGCCGACGACATGGTGACTGACGCCACCGCTCATGCCGGTGCCGCTTCCGATCTGCGCGTCACGGCCAAGGGCCAGCGCGCTCTGGCCGCAGCCGAGGCGCTGCTGGCGTCGCTGGACGCAGAGCTCACCGCAGAGCTGCCGTCGCTGACCGGCGCGCTGCAGGGCCTGCATGAGAATCCGTTCAGCGGTCAGACAGCTTCCTTCAGCTAG